Part of the Aciduliprofundum boonei T469 genome is shown below.
ATATAGTGACATTTTCTCAAATTTGTTATGATTGCGTTTATATTCCATAGATATTCGGGGGTATATAGAAGTAAGATATGCAAAAGGGATAAATGAAGCTGTAATTGATAATTTATAAGCTGCATTATATATTCCTACCTCAAAATTACTCTTAATGAAAGATAACATAATTGAATCTGTATAATAATACACACCAACAAAAAAGGAAGTCAGTGCAAATGGCCACGCATCTTTTATTATGTACTTCCATAAACTCCAATCTGCCTCTAGAGTGATTCTTATAAACTTAAGAGTAATTATCGTTCCATAATATCCTAGTATAATTAAATATACAATAATATAAATAAATGCAAAATGTATAACATCTAATCTTAATACTATTGCTATAATAGTAAATACCAGGAACAATATACTTTGAAGGATTTGCCCCATACCTACAAACTCCATTTTCTCAAATGCGTTACATAAATCTACAAATAAATTTATAATACCTCCAACAATCCATGTTATCGTTATAATATATACAACCATAACGGTAGTATAAGGATATTCCAAGAAATTAACTATTAATGCAATAATCAAAAATGTTAGTGCTCCTAGTAAAGTTTTCAATACTATGCCATTAGCTAAATATTTAGGAGCTAATTTTTTATTTCTTGCTATTTCTCTGACATATAAAGGATCTATTCCAAAATTAATCAAAACTCTAAATATCCCATTTAAAGCCAAGGCAAATGCTAGAATACCATAATTTGCAGGACCTAAATATCTCACAGTATATATCAAATAAAAAAAACCAAACAACTTACTGATAATTCTAGATAAAAAAAGAATACCTGTGTTTTTAGCGATTGTACTAACAGTTTTCCCCATATATCTTAACCCTCCGCAAGTTCTGAAACATATCTTTTCAGAGCACTTTTCCATGGAGAGAGCCTAAGAGCAACATCGTGTATTTTTTTATTTTCTAATGCTGAAAACTTGGGTCTCCGTGCCAATCTTATTAGTTCATTAGATCCTATTGGTTTTATAGGAATTTCAAATCCTAGAATGTTAACTATCTCTTTTGCAAACTCATACCAAGAGCAGTATCCTTCATTAACCATATGATATATTCCGTACTCTGGTTTTCTCTCTAATAATTTTTTTAATGTTTCTGCCACATCTCTTGTATAGGTGGGACTCATAATAATATCATCCACTACTTTTATTTCCTCACCTCTTCTAGCTTTTTCAATGATCCAATTAACAAAATTTCCTCCCTTACCTCTTGCTCCTTTTTTACCATACAAACTTGCAACTCTTACGATATAATATTTTTTAGAGTAATTTCTTGTGAATATCTCCCCCATATACTTACTTGCTCCATACACATTTATTGGATTGGGCATATCCTCCTCTGTGTAAGGTGCTCCCTTTCTTCCATCAAATACATAATCTGTGCTTATATAGACATTAATGGCATCAAGCTTATTAGCTATCTTGGCTACATAAAGTGCACCTATTGCATTTACATTAAAGGCCTTTTTAGGTTCTTTTTCAGCATCATCTACTCTCACGTATGCAGCGGTATTTATTATAACATCTGGATCTATTTTTTTCAATATCTTTAAACTATCATAATTAGTGACATCTAAATCCCTGTGAGTTAAAGGAACTGCTATCTCCCCAAATACTTCTACTAAGTCGCTTCCAAGCTGACCATTTGCACCTATTATTGCGACTTTCATTTATTTCACCTAAATAACATGCCCTTGTTTTTCAATTCTTTCAAAGTGGGCCAATTCTTATCCTTTTCTGATAGTATGGGTTTAATTTCAGGCCACTCAATATTCACGTCAGGATCGTTCCATATAAGACCTCCCTCATATTCTGGAGCATAGATATTATCTACCTTGTACACCACATCTGCCTCTTCACTCAAAACAAGAAAACCATGAGCAAATCCTCTAGGTATAAAAAGCATTTTTTTATTCTTCTCTGAGAGCACAACGCCCACATATTTTCCAAATGTTGGTGAGGATTCTCTTAAATCCACAGCTACATCAAATATTTCACCTTTAATGCACCTCACTATCTTAGCTTGAGCATAAGGTTCTCTTTGAAAATGTAACCCTCGCAACACACCATATTTAGAATGAGAGTGATTATCCTGCAAAAATTCTCCTTTAATCCCATTTTTTTCAAAATCATCCTTTTTGTAAGTCTCCATAAAGAATCCACGCTCATCCTCAAAAACCTTAGGTCTTATAATTATCACATCTCTCATTTCCTTTGCTCTTTCAAACTTGAATGGCATTTTCATCACCATTTTAATTTCCAAGGTGTGGGATGAAGCACCTTATCATTTATTAAAGGTTTCCACCACCATTCATTCTTAACATACCATTCAACAACATATTTCAATCCTTCATCAAAATTATAAACAGGTTTCCATCCAAGATTTCTTATTTTCTCTGTGTTTAAGCTATATCTAACATCGTGTCCCGGCCTATCTTCCACATATTCAATCATATCCTCATTTTTTCCAAGATAGGCAAGTATCTTTCTTACAACCTCTATATTTTCCTTCTCTTCATTAGATGCTATATTATAAATCTCTCCTTTACTTCCCTTTTGCAAAACCAAATCTATTCCTCTACAATGATCCTCCACAAATATCCAGTCACGAACCTGTTTTCCTGTACCATAGACTGGTATTTTTAATCCTTTTAATGCACGAATTATAGTTTTGGGAATTAACTTCTCAGGAAATTGGTAGGGTCCATAGTTATTTGAGCATCTTGTAATAACAGCATCAATACCATAAGTTCTTACATAAGATTTTACAATTAAATCGGCTGATGCTTTACTAGCTGAATAGGGGGATGAAGGACTTAATCTATCTCCTTCCTTAAATGATCCTTCCACTATATCTCCATACACCTCATCTGTGGATATATGAACTAATCTATCAATATCATATTTTCTAGCCATTTCAAGAAGCGTAGCTACTCCTACAACATTAGTGTTGATAAAAGATAAAGGAGATGATATGCTTCTGTCAACATGGGTTTCTGCTGCAAAATTAATGATATATGCTATCTCCTCACTTTTTATCACTTCCTCCAGTTTCTCTCTATCTGCAATATCTCCTTTAATGAATTTGTACCTTTTATCCTTCTCCACATCTCTCAAATTCTCTAGATTACTTCCATAGGACAATACATCATAGTTTACTATTTCAATATCCTCGTATTTATTCAGAAGATAATGAATACAATTAGACCCTATAAATCCCGCACCGCCTGTAACCAAGATTTTTGTCATTAAGCTCACCTTATTTATACCTTGATATCTTTGAATTATTTAAATTTTAAATATCTTATGTAAGATTACCTTATTATGAAAGCAATATTGATGGCTGGAGGTAGTGGAACTAGATTGTATCCCATCACATATGCAGTAAACAAACATTTGTTACCTATTTATGATAAACCTATGATTTATTACTCTCTTTCCATTCCTATGCTTGCTGGAATAAGAGATATATTGATAATCTCTGACCCTTACAGTTTAGATAGTTACAAAAAATTATTTGGTGATGGTTCTCAGTGGGGATTACATATAGAGTATGCTGCTCAAAGGAAACCTAAAGGAATTGCAGAGGGTTTAATAATTGGAGAAAACTTTTTGGATGGTGATAGCGTGTGCATGGTACTTGGAGATAATATATTGTATGGACATGATTTTCCATCAATCCTTAAAGAAGCTAGAGAAAATATAGAAAATAATAAGTATGGTGCAGTGGTATTTGGATACTATGTAAAGGATCCTGAGAGATATGGTATTGTTGAATTTGATTCTAATGATAATCCTACCTCTATTGTAGAAAAACCAAAAAAACCAAAATCAAATTATGCTGTTATTGGTGTGTATTTTTACGACTCAAATGCCCCACAAATCGCAAAAAATATCGAACCATCTTGGAGAAATGAACTGGAAATCACGGATGTAAACAATGAATATCTTAAAAGAGGAAAATTAAAAGTGATAAAACTGGGAAGGGGTTTTGCATGGCTAGATACTGGAACTTATGATTCTTTAATAGAAGCAAGCATATTCGTAAAAACACTGGAAGAGAGAATGGGGTTAAAAATAAGCTGTCCTGAAGAGATAGCGTATAGAAAGGGATTTATTTCTAAAGAACAACTCAAAAAATTGGGCAATGAACTATCCAATACATCTTATGGGAAGTATTTATTAAACTTGATTTAATTTTTTTTAACAAATACCTTTATCACCATCCAGTAAAACAAGAACACATAAATCAAGAATAGTATATTTCCAAGATTGCTATGAAATAGTTGCATTATTGACATACCATAATCTATCGCTATAGCAACCAAGATAGTCACACGAATTACATTAACAAACAAATCTCCTATGGCACCTACAACAATCAAAGCCACCTTGGCCCACCACTTTATTCTCTCTCTTAAAAGCAGAACAATCATTAAAAGAGTGAAGAGTGTGAAGCTCTCAATTCCTGAGCACCAGACGAGCATGTATATTCTCTCTCCGTTGGGCAGGATGAAATAATTCGGACCTGCTGTGACACCATATCCAAATAGATTCACCAGTGCTGTAGAGAAGTAAATAGTAAAATTGATAAATGTAGGACCGAGAATATCAATAAATAGCGTGGTACCCATCAAAAACTCAAATACTGCTATTGCAAGAATAAAGCCCACAGGAAGATAAAATTCCCAAAGATCTCTCATTCCATAGAACATTATAGCAAGCCCTACAAGTACAAAAGTAACATCAATATTACCAAAATTTGGAGATGTATGCAAGGGATTAAACACATAATTCAAAAATGGCAATACAACCAAAATTATCCCAATTATAAAATCAACAGGTATATTTCCCACAGAATAGAACTTAGAGTTAAGTTTTTTGTAATTCTTCGCATCTAAAACAACTATCACCAAGAATAAAAGCACTGTGATAAGAGTCATACCCACATAAGAGATAAAATAAGTCATTGATACAATTAATACAGAGTATATGAATAGATTATACCTGTTTTCATCAATGTATTTCTTCATTTTAGCAAAGTTCATTAACATATGAAAAGAGAGCAAATAAATTAAGTTTGCCGTGAATAGATTGGCTCCTGTAAAGGAAAATTATTTCCAAATTTTCACAAAAGTGGGGTTGAAAAAGCGTGAAGAATTCACGCGACTTGATGGCACCTGATACCTTCCACCCATTTCTTCATACTTCTTATTCAAATCCTCATAACCCAACAAAATACCCCTTAATTCTCTCCAAAAATCCACAATTTAACCCCCCTTCCTACCATTTTCC
Proteins encoded:
- the rfbA gene encoding glucose-1-phosphate thymidylyltransferase RfbA produces the protein MKAILMAGGSGTRLYPITYAVNKHLLPIYDKPMIYYSLSIPMLAGIRDILIISDPYSLDSYKKLFGDGSQWGLHIEYAAQRKPKGIAEGLIIGENFLDGDSVCMVLGDNILYGHDFPSILKEARENIENNKYGAVVFGYYVKDPERYGIVEFDSNDNPTSIVEKPKKPKSNYAVIGVYFYDSNAPQIAKNIEPSWRNELEITDVNNEYLKRGKLKVIKLGRGFAWLDTGTYDSLIEASIFVKTLEERMGLKISCPEEIAYRKGFISKEQLKKLGNELSNTSYGKYLLNLI
- the rfbD gene encoding dTDP-4-dehydrorhamnose reductase, coding for MKVAIIGANGQLGSDLVEVFGEIAVPLTHRDLDVTNYDSLKILKKIDPDVIINTAAYVRVDDAEKEPKKAFNVNAIGALYVAKIANKLDAINVYISTDYVFDGRKGAPYTEEDMPNPINVYGASKYMGEIFTRNYSKKYYIVRVASLYGKKGARGKGGNFVNWIIEKARRGEEIKVVDDIIMSPTYTRDVAETLKKLLERKPEYGIYHMVNEGYCSWYEFAKEIVNILGFEIPIKPIGSNELIRLARRPKFSALENKKIHDVALRLSPWKSALKRYVSELAEG
- the rfbC gene encoding dTDP-4-dehydrorhamnose 3,5-epimerase, whose product is MPFKFERAKEMRDVIIIRPKVFEDERGFFMETYKKDDFEKNGIKGEFLQDNHSHSKYGVLRGLHFQREPYAQAKIVRCIKGEIFDVAVDLRESSPTFGKYVGVVLSEKNKKMLFIPRGFAHGFLVLSEEADVVYKVDNIYAPEYEGGLIWNDPDVNIEWPEIKPILSEKDKNWPTLKELKNKGMLFR
- a CDS encoding flippase; the encoded protein is MGKTVSTIAKNTGILFLSRIISKLFGFFYLIYTVRYLGPANYGILAFALALNGIFRVLINFGIDPLYVREIARNKKLAPKYLANGIVLKTLLGALTFLIIALIVNFLEYPYTTVMVVYIITITWIVGGIINLFVDLCNAFEKMEFVGMGQILQSILFLVFTIIAIVLRLDVIHFAFIYIIVYLIILGYYGTIITLKFIRITLEADWSLWKYIIKDAWPFALTSFFVGVYYYTDSIMLSFIKSNFEVGIYNAAYKLSITASFIPFAYLTSIYPRISMEYKRNHNKFEKMSLYSVYIMGFFGMIIMILGYLLAQPLIIIIYGYKYINSIPIFQILIISIGIGFLTQTFGYLLNASNNQKLEMYIMLVGILLNIALNYALISIKGAVGAAFATLITRIFLLIVRGSILKKKKIITSYKISRKDLRLIKHILTLDWRRL
- the artC gene encoding archaeosortase C — translated: MNFAKMKKYIDENRYNLFIYSVLIVSMTYFISYVGMTLITVLLFLVIVVLDAKNYKKLNSKFYSVGNIPVDFIIGIILVVLPFLNYVFNPLHTSPNFGNIDVTFVLVGLAIMFYGMRDLWEFYLPVGFILAIAVFEFLMGTTLFIDILGPTFINFTIYFSTALVNLFGYGVTAGPNYFILPNGERIYMLVWCSGIESFTLFTLLMIVLLLRERIKWWAKVALIVVGAIGDLFVNVIRVTILVAIAIDYGMSIMQLFHSNLGNILFLIYVFLFYWMVIKVFVKKN
- the rfbB gene encoding dTDP-glucose 4,6-dehydratase, which produces MTKILVTGGAGFIGSNCIHYLLNKYEDIEIVNYDVLSYGSNLENLRDVEKDKRYKFIKGDIADREKLEEVIKSEEIAYIINFAAETHVDRSISSPLSFINTNVVGVATLLEMARKYDIDRLVHISTDEVYGDIVEGSFKEGDRLSPSSPYSASKASADLIVKSYVRTYGIDAVITRCSNNYGPYQFPEKLIPKTIIRALKGLKIPVYGTGKQVRDWIFVEDHCRGIDLVLQKGSKGEIYNIASNEEKENIEVVRKILAYLGKNEDMIEYVEDRPGHDVRYSLNTEKIRNLGWKPVYNFDEGLKYVVEWYVKNEWWWKPLINDKVLHPTPWKLKW